One segment of Bacteroidota bacterium DNA contains the following:
- a CDS encoding SprB repeat-containing protein, with protein sequence MQAEQVLTTTATNITCSGASTGSATATGVGGNPGYTFAWSNGGTTSQISNLTSQIYTVTVTDSKGCAATTAIVITSPPPLTGEITKGTANCVSCGCKEWVMVSASGGTSPYSYTWPDGYVNRYKNQLCPGSYNVNIKDKNGCSINVSLNVP encoded by the coding sequence GTGCAGGCGGAACAAGTCCTTACAACAACTGCAACAAATATAACGTGTAGCGGTGCTTCGACAGGCTCAGCAACCGCAACAGGAGTCGGAGGAAATCCGGGTTATACATTCGCATGGAGCAATGGAGGTACAACATCTCAGATCTCAAATCTCACTTCTCAGATCTATACAGTAACTGTAACAGACAGCAAGGGATGTGCGGCGACTACTGCTATCGTAATAACTTCACCACCACCCTTAACCGGAGAAATTACCAAAGGTACAGCCAACTGTGTAAGTTGTGGTTGTAAAGAGTGGGTAATGGTTTCGGCTTCAGGAGGTACAAGCCCGTATAGCTACACCTGGCCGGACGGATATGTGAACAGGTATAAAAACCAGCTTTGTCCCGGGTCATATAACGTAAATATTAAGGATAAAAACGGGTGTAGTATAAATGTAAGTCTGAATGTACCATAA